In the Topomyia yanbarensis strain Yona2022 chromosome 3, ASM3024719v1, whole genome shotgun sequence genome, one interval contains:
- the LOC131693750 gene encoding uncharacterized protein LOC131693750, protein MAEELQALQRRCEFTKAKIARIKTNLIKADDEQIPVDEYVLDTFLRTIDAAYLDMNDCQAKLFAATPHKQEEEEQEYFEFEQLYTEVRAEVCRQLDRHKKQELQVHSGLQLVSNAPQIRVQQSVLPHTPLPMFDGKPEHWFKFKSMFLDIMKKCPSEDAATRLYHLDKCLIGKAAGAINQQFINANNFDGAWNFLQQRYEDKRKIVDIHASRLLQLKPMTQESGKQLRELIEECVRHVDSLRYYGYDVLGLSDILLVNVIASRLDFETKKMWEATNKHGVIPTYADTISLLEKHTQVLERVEASQQKVKQKPSAPEHAQKLQTKSTTLTVTSETKCVFCEKAHFNHQCEELLKLSATDRNAKAKQAGVCYNCLRKGHMTAKCSSKHSCRDCNKRHHTVLHIDIPKPSDDTCKTTDVQSTETGKASTNTSNVVTLNCATSTNEQEAVLLSTAIVNILDVHGQSKLCRVLLDSGSQLHLITEAMANLLGISRNRCSTSVVGINGKETPVKHMLAVQFGSPSKLNVSDWIIPDGVLLADPNFYKPQRIDLLIDAQLFFHILRTGQIQLGDKLPVLQETTLGWVVSGAVTGRSPYRQYKGCHTALSDPDHQLEQLIQRFWELEEVPLSTKLSSEEELCEQHYQLTTTRDISGRYVVRLLFRNTTNKLGDSRQQALQRFGHLERRLATNSELKEQYDFFMEEYIRLNHCKETPESEVSSSPNFYLPHHAILKPTSSSTKLRTVFDASAKSSSGVSLNDLLMIGPAVQDSLLNIVMRFRIHRYVFSSDISKMYRQIRIHDDDKKFQRIIWRKHPTDSLQTYDLTTVTYGTASAPFAATRTLNQLATDEGSKFPLAAAIVVKDFYVDDVLSGGDSVNEIQTAAKQLTQLLDSGGFQLHKWCSNSAEFLESIPDELREKQSTLEISGANDVIKTLGLLWNPSSDELAFRINPIQAQTAITKRHILSEMSKIYDPLGLLAPATLVSKLLMRELWKLKIDWDEEVPIEQRNNWVNFIASLIATAGMTINRYVLTDNRIAIELHAYSDASLAAYGTCVYIRSICSNGNAEVHLLTSKSKVAPNQTVPRLELCAFLLMSRLVKVVTTALKLDFNNIVLWTDSQIVLCWLKKSPHELNTFVANRVAEIQRSTKGYEFKYTLSALNPADMVSRGVLPGELMHNDVWWHGPSFSRTATYKEFVFTEEILIPDVKTIALPVSCQSIDFPVLERYSSFRKLRRVMAYVARFIRKTKGIRTANDNEVFPTVEEYQVSLDMIVSLVQRQYYADDIKQIQRYNTTQNMNHKYVGDLRSLNPIYESGILRVGGRIKHANLTFGQRHPIILPPKHHVTKIIINDFHETYLHIGPSGLLSAL, encoded by the exons ATGGCGGAAGAGCTACAAGCACTTCAACGACGGTGCGAATTCACTAAGGCGAAGATCGCACGCATCAAAACAAACCTCATCAAAGCAGATGATGAGCAGATTCCTGTCGACGAATATGTGCTGGATACATTTCTACGTACGATTGATGCTGCGTACCTCGACATGAACGATTGCCAAGCAAAGTTGTTTGCTGCTACGCCACACAAGCAGGAGGAAGAAGAACAGGAGTATTTTGAGTTCGAACAATTGTACACGGAAGTGCGAGCGGAAGTATGCAGGCAGTTGGATAGACACAAAAAACAGGAGCTACAGGTGCATTCCGGTCTACAGCTGGTATCCAATGCGCCACAGATTCGAGTACAACAGTCCGTGTTACCACATACACCGCTACCGATGTTCGACGGGAAACCAGAGCATTGGTTCAAATTTAAGTCGATGTTTCTAGATATCATGAAGAAGTGTCCGTCCGAGGATGCTGCTACAAGGTTATACCACTTGGATAAGTGTCTAATCGGGAAAGCGGCCGGTGCGATTAACCAGCAGTTTATCAACGCAAACAATTTTGACGGTGCATGGAACTTTCTCCAGCAACGATACGAAGATAAACGGAAAATCGTAGACATTCATGCATCTCGGTTGCTTCAGCTCAAACCGATGACTCAAGAAAGTGGTAAGCAGTTGAGAGAACTAATCGAAGAATGCGTAAGGCATGTCGATTCGCTCAGATACTACGGGTACGATGTACTAGGCCTCTCAGACATTCTGTTGGTAAATGTGATTGCCTCTCGACTCGATTTCGAAACAAAAAAGATGTGGGAAGCTACAAACAAGCACGGTGTGATTCCCACATACGCTGATACGATTTCCCTCCTGGAAAAACACACTCAGGTTCTCGAACGGGTAGAGGCCAGTCAGCAGAAGGTTAAACAAAAACCTAGCGCGCCAGAGCACGCGCAGAAGTTACAGACAAAATCTACGACGCTTACGGTGACAAGCGAAACAAAATGCGTGTTCTGCGAGAAGGCGCACTTCAACCATCAGTGTGAAGAGCTTCTCAAACTTTCTGCTACCGACAGAAACGCCAAAGCCAAACAAGCTGGCGTATGTTACAATTGTCTGAGAAAAGGGCACATGACAGCAAAATGTTCATCAAAGCACTCTTGTCGTGACTGCAACAAACGACATCACACGGTTCTACACATTGACATCCCGAAACCGAGTGATGATACATGCAAAACTACTGATGTTCAGTCTACCGAAACCGGCAAAGCTTCGACAAATACGAGCAACGTAGTAACCCTCAACTGCGCCACAAGTACTAACGAACAAGAAGCAGTGCTGCTATCAACAGCGATCGTGAACATACTCGATGTACATGGACAGAGCAAGCTGTGCCGTGTTTTACTTGATTCCGGATCGCAGCTGCACCTGATTACTGAGGCAATGGCTAATCTCCTTGGTATTAGTCGAAATCGATGTTCCACCAGTGTCGTCGGTATCAACGGCAAGGAAACGCCTGTCAAACACATGTTAGCTGTTCAGTTTGGCTCAC CAAGCAAGCTCAACGTATCCGACTGGATTATTCCGGATGGAGTTTTGTTAGCAGATCCAAACTTTTACAAGCCCCAGCGCATCGATCTCCTAATTGATGCACAACTGTTTTTCCACATACTGAGGACTGGGCAAATACAGCTCGGCGATAAATTACCGGTCCTTCAAGAGACGACACTTGGATGGGTAGTTTCGGGTGCTGTTACCGGACGTTCACCATACCGTCAATACAAAGGCTGCCACACAGCGCTTTCCGATCCTGATCATCAACTCGAACAGTTAATCCAACGTTTCTGGGAATTGGAAGAAGTTCCACTATCAACGAAGCTGTCGAGTGAAGAGGAGTTATGTGAACAACATTACCAACTAACAACGACCCGGGACATCTCCGGCCGATATGTGGTCAGATTACTCTTCCGTAACACCACTAACAAGCTTGGCGACTCACGCCAGCAGGCGCTCCAAAGGTTTGGACACCTTGAAAGACGCCTGGCAACCAATTCGGAGCTGAAAGAACAATATGATTTCTTTATGGAGGAATACATACGGCTCAACCACTGTAAGGAAACGCCTGAGTCAGAGGTGAGTAGCAGCCCAAACTTCTATTTACCTCACCACGCCATTCTGAAACCTACTTCTTCTTCTACCAAACTACGAACGGTTTTCGACGCATCGGCGAAATCGTCTTCTGGCGTGTCGCTAAACGATCTGCTTATGATCGGACCGGCTGTGCAAGATTCGTTGCTGAACATCGTGATGCGGTTCCGAATCCACCGATACGTCTTCTCAAGCGACATATCCAAAATGTATCGCCAAATCAGGATTCATGACGACGACAAGAAATTCCAGAGGATCATTTGGCGAAAGCATCCTACGGATTCACTTCAAACATATGATCTGACAACTGTGACATATGGTACAGCGTCAGCACCGTTTGCAGCCACACGCACTCTGAATCAATTAGCTACTGACGAGGGATCTAAATTTCCACTGGCTGCTGCGATTGTGGTCAAAGATTTTTACGTGGATGATGTTTTGTCCGGAGGCGATTCAGTGAACGAAATTCAAACTGCTGCTAAGCAATTGACACAGCTATTAGACAGCGGCGGGTTCCAGTTACACAAGTGGTGCTCTAATTCAGCTGAGTTTTTGGAATCAATTCCCGACGAGCTACGAGAGAAGCAATCAACTTTGGAAATAAGTGGAGCAAATGACGTTATCAAAACACTAGGGCTGCTTTGGAATCCGTCGTCGGACGAATTAGCTTTCAGGATAAACCCGATTCAAGCGCAAACTGCGATAACAAAGCGACATATTCTGTCAGAGatgtcaaaaatttatgatCCTCTCGGGCTGCTTGCACCGGCCACGTTAGTCTCCAAACTTCTCATGCGTGAACTGTGGAAATTAAAAATCGACTGGGATGAAGAAGTACCAATAGAACAACGAAACAATTGGGTTAATTTCATCGCGAGTCTTATTGCAACTGCTGGAATGACTATCAATCGTTACGTGCTGACGGACAACAGAATCGCTATCGAACTTCACGCTTACTCCGATGCGTCCTTGGCAGCCTACGGTACGTGTGTGTATATACGTTCAATTTGTTCAAACGGCAACGCAGAAGTGCATTTACTGACGAGCAAATCTAAGGTAGCTCCTAATCAGACGGTTCCCCGCTTGGAGTTATGCGCATTCCTGCTGATGTCTCGTTTAGTGAAGGTAGTCACAACGGCACTTAAACTGGATTTCAACAACATCGTTCTGTGGACGGATTCCCAAATCGTCCTTTGTTGGCTAAAAAAATCACCACACGAACTCAATACTTTTGTTGCCAACCGTGTAGCTGAAATACAACGATCTACAAAGGGTTATGAATTCAAGTATACACTGTCAGCTTTGAATCCTGCGGATATGGTGTCGAGAGGTGTCCTACCGGGAGAACTAATGCACAATGATGTCTGGTGGCATGGTCCATCATTTTCGCGTACCGCTACCTACAAAGAGTTTGTGTTTACTGAAGAAATCTTGATACCAGATGTTAAAACAATTGCGCTTCCAGTCAGTTGTCAATCGATTGACTTTCCGGTTCTGGAAAGGTACAGTTCATTTCGTAAACTGAGGAGAGTGATGGCATACGTAGCACGATTCATTAGAAAAACGAAGGGGATACGAACAGCGAATGACAATGAAGTATTTCCTACGGTTGAAGAATATCAAGTAAGTCTTGACATGATCGTCAGCCTGGTGCAGCGACAATATTACGCTGATGATATCAAGCAGATACAGAGGTACAACACTACGCAGAATATGAACCACAAATATGTGGGAGATTTGCGCTCGCTGAATCCCATATACGAATCCGGAATATTACGTGTAGGCGGCAGAATCAAGCACGCGAATCTAACCTTTGGACAGCGTCATCCGATTATACTTCCACCGAAGCATCATGTGACAAAGATCATCATTAACGATTTCCATGAAACGTACCTGCACATTGGACCCAGTGGTTTGCTATCTGCGCTTTGA